In Callospermophilus lateralis isolate mCalLat2 chromosome 18, mCalLat2.hap1, whole genome shotgun sequence, one DNA window encodes the following:
- the LOC143383754 gene encoding ADP-ribosylation factor-like protein 5A — translation MGIHFTRRWRLFNHQEHKVIIVGLDNAGKTTILYQFSMNEVVHTSLTIGSNVEEIVINNTRFLLWDIGGQESLRSSWNIYYTNTEFVIVVVDSTDRERISVTREELYKMLAREDLREAGLLIFANKQDIKECMSVAEISQFLKLTSIKDHQWHIQACCALTGEGLCQGLEWIISRLKIR, via the exons ATGGGAATTCACTtcaccaggagatggagactgttcAATCACCAGG AGCACAAAGTTATCATTGTTGGACTGGACAATGCAGGAAAAACTACCATCCTTTACCAATTTTCTATGAATGAAGTTGTACATACATCCCTTACAATAGGAAGTAATGTAGAAGAGATAGTGATTAATAATACACGTTTCCTACTGTGGGATATTGGTGGTCAAGAATCTCTTCGTTCTTCCTGGAATATTTATTATACTAACACGGAGTTTGTAATAGTAGTTGTGGACAGTACAGACAGAGAGAGGATTTCTGTAACTAGAGAAGAACTCTACAAAATGTTAGCACGTGAGGACCTAAGAGAAGCTGGATTACTGATTTTTGCTAATAAACAAGACATTAAAGAATGCATGAGTGTAGCAGAAATCTCCCAGTTTTTGAAGCTAACTTCCATTAAAGATCATCAGTGGCATATCCAGGCATGTTGTGCTCTTACTGGCGAGGGATTATGCCAAGGACTTGAATGGATAATATCACGACTTAAGATTAGATGA